A segment of the Homoserinimonas aerilata genome:
TCATCGGGTCGGGTGGGCTTTCGCACGAACCCCCCGTGCCGCAGATCGCCACGGCGACCCCCGAGGTGCGCCAGTCGCTTCTCGGAGGTGGCCGCCACCTCACGCCCGAGGCGCGGGATGCGCGGCAGCAGCGCGTGATCAGCGCAGCGAAGGACTTCGCCGCCGGAATCAACGTGGTCAAGCCGCTCGCCCCCGAATGGGATCGGGAGCTCATGCGCATTCTCGCGACGGGCGACCTCTCGCCCATCGACGAGTGGAGCCCCGATGAGATGACCGAGGTCGCAGGCAACTCCTCGCATGAGGTTCGCACGTGGATCGCCGCCTACGCGGCCCTCGGTGTCGTCGGCGAATACACGGTCGACTACTCCTTCTATCGGCCGATCCCCGAGTACATCGCCGGCTTCGGCGTCACCATCGCGTCGCTGAAGTAGCTGGACTCCGCCCGGGCTGAGGCGTTTTCTGCGGTTCGAGGCGCTTGAACCCACCGCGGCGGTTGTCGCCTCGAACCGCCGAAAACAGCTCGCGGCTCGAGCGGCGCGCCTCAACTCTCCGGGATGGGCTCCTTCGGCAGCTTGCGCACGCGCGCACGCCGCCGTCGCCGCTCGGGGATCATGGAGCGCATCTCCTCGAGTCGGCCGAAGCACAGCATCCGGTCGCCCGCCTCGAGCAGTACGTTCTTGCGGGGGTTCGGGATGACCTGGGTGCCGCGGTGGAGGGTGAGCACGGTGATGTCTCGCTCCCACAGCCCCGATTCGCCGAGAGTCTTGCCCACCAGGTCGGCGTTGGTGTGCACGAGCAGTTCGGCGACGCCGTAGCCGGTTGAGACGCTGAGCCTCTGGCGCACGTCGATCTCGGGGAAGGCGACCTGGTTGGCGATGAAGTCGATGATGGCGCCGGCCACGTCGAGCCCGGTGGCCGTCTCGATGCCCTGAAGGCCGGGCGAAGAGTTGACCTCCATGACGAGCGGCCCGTCGTTGCCTTCGAGCATGTCGACGCCCGCGACGCGCAGACCCATGATCTGAGCGGCCCGCACGGCCGCCTGCTCGTATGCGGGCGTCAGTTCGACCGGCTCGACGGTGCCGCCGCGGTGCACATTCGACCGGAACTCGTCACCGACTGCGACGCGCCGCATGGCCGCGACAACACGGTCACCGACGACGAGGGCCCGGATGTCCCTCCCGCGGCTCTCCGAGATGAAGCTCTGGATGAGCACGTTCTGTTTGGTGGAGTGCAGTGTCTCGATGATGGCTTCGGCGATCTTCACTTCGGGGGCGAGGATGACCCCGATGCCCTGAGTGCCTTCGAGCAGCTTGATGACGACGGGCGCGCCGCCGACGCGTTCGATGGCGAGTCGAACATCCGCTCTGCTGTGCACGAAGGCGGTGGCGGGCATGCCGATGTTGTGGCGCGAGAGGATCTGGGTTGCGCGCAGTTTGTCGCGTGAGTTGGTGATGCCGTTGGCGGTGTTGGGCGTGTACACGTCCATCTGTTCGAACTGGCGCACGACGGCGGTGCCGAAGTAGGTGATGGAGTTGCCGATGCGGGGCAGTACGGCGTCGTAGTCGGAGAGCAGCCGGCCGCGGTACTGCAGGTCGGGTTCGTCACCGGAGAGGTCGATCGCGAAGCGCAGTGTGTTGAGCACTTTCACGTTGTGGCCGCGCTGCACGGCTGCCGCGCGCAGCCGCTGCGTCGAGTACGCCTGTGGGGCACGCGAGAGTATTGCAAGTTTCATCGTGAACCCCTGCCAAGATGGTGTTTGTGAGAGACGACCTCCATTCAAGCACCATCGTGGGATGGCGCGAATGGGTGAGCCTGCCCGATATCGGCGTGCCGTGGGTGAAGGCGAAGATCGACACGGGTGCGCGCAGTTCTGCGTTGCACGCCTTCGATATCGAGGAGCTCGATGGCGGTGAGCGGGTGCGCTTCTGGGTGCGCCCGTGGCAGCGTTCTGTCGAGGATGTGGTGCAGGTGGAGTGCGCGGTGCACGACCGCCGAAGGGTGCGCAGTTCGTCGGGGCACAGTGAGGAGCGCTTCGTGGTGCTGCTCGATGTCGAGATCTTCGGTCGCACGGTGACGGCCGAGACGACGCTGAGCAATCGCGACCAGATGGGGTTCCGGATGCTCATTGGCCGTCAGGCGCTGAGGCAGGGTTTCGTGGTGCATCCGGGCAGGTCGTTTCTGGCGGGGCGCGCGCCGAAGCTGATCCGTCGCCGCAACCGCGAT
Coding sequences within it:
- the rimK gene encoding 30S ribosomal protein S6--L-glutamate ligase, with product MKLAILSRAPQAYSTQRLRAAAVQRGHNVKVLNTLRFAIDLSGDEPDLQYRGRLLSDYDAVLPRIGNSITYFGTAVVRQFEQMDVYTPNTANGITNSRDKLRATQILSRHNIGMPATAFVHSRADVRLAIERVGGAPVVIKLLEGTQGIGVILAPEVKIAEAIIETLHSTKQNVLIQSFISESRGRDIRALVVGDRVVAAMRRVAVGDEFRSNVHRGGTVEPVELTPAYEQAAVRAAQIMGLRVAGVDMLEGNDGPLVMEVNSSPGLQGIETATGLDVAGAIIDFIANQVAFPEIDVRQRLSVSTGYGVAELLVHTNADLVGKTLGESGLWERDITVLTLHRGTQVIPNPRKNVLLEAGDRMLCFGRLEEMRSMIPERRRRRARVRKLPKEPIPES
- a CDS encoding ATP-dependent zinc protease family protein; amino-acid sequence: MVFVRDDLHSSTIVGWREWVSLPDIGVPWVKAKIDTGARSSALHAFDIEELDGGERVRFWVRPWQRSVEDVVQVECAVHDRRRVRSSSGHSEERFVVLLDVEIFGRTVTAETTLSNRDQMGFRMLIGRQALRQGFVVHPGRSFLAGRAPKLIRRRNRDHA